A genome region from Micromonospora peucetia includes the following:
- the dapB gene encoding 4-hydroxy-tetrahydrodipicolinate reductase, producing MIDEQEKSADELVRVGVLGARGRVGIEVCRAVDAAADMELVAMVDQGDGLFAASDAGAEVVVDFTTPDVVMDHLHWCIEQGINAVVGTTGFTEQRLERVRGWLARKPDVGVVIAPNFGIGAVLMMQFAARAARHFESVEIIEQHHPRKLDAPSGTATHTARLVAAARAEAGLGPVPDATKDEVAGARGADIDGVRVHAVRATGLVAHQEVIFGTVGETLTIRHDSYDRVSFMPGVLLAIRAVRSRPGLTVGLDALLD from the coding sequence GTGATTGACGAGCAGGAGAAGAGCGCGGACGAGCTGGTCCGGGTCGGTGTGCTCGGCGCCCGGGGCCGGGTGGGCATCGAGGTGTGCCGTGCCGTGGACGCCGCCGCCGACATGGAGCTGGTGGCCATGGTCGACCAGGGCGACGGCCTGTTCGCCGCGTCCGACGCCGGGGCCGAGGTGGTGGTGGACTTCACCACCCCGGACGTCGTCATGGACCATCTGCACTGGTGCATCGAACAGGGCATCAACGCCGTGGTCGGCACCACCGGCTTCACCGAGCAGCGGCTGGAGCGGGTGCGCGGCTGGCTGGCCCGCAAGCCCGACGTGGGCGTGGTGATCGCCCCCAACTTCGGCATCGGCGCGGTGCTGATGATGCAGTTCGCCGCCCGCGCGGCCCGGCACTTCGAGTCGGTCGAGATCATCGAGCAGCATCACCCCCGCAAGCTGGACGCCCCCAGCGGCACCGCCACGCACACCGCGCGGCTGGTCGCGGCCGCCCGCGCCGAGGCCGGGCTCGGCCCGGTGCCGGATGCCACCAAGGACGAGGTCGCGGGCGCCCGGGGCGCCGACATCGACGGGGTACGCGTGCACGCCGTGCGCGCCACCGGTCTCGTCGCCCACCAGGAGGTGATCTTCGGCACCGTGGGGGAGACGTTGACCATCCGGCACGACTCGTACGACCGGGTCTCGTTCATGCCGGGCGTACTGCTGGCCATCCGCGCGGTCCGCAGCCGGCCCGGGCTGACCGTCGGCCTGGACGCGCTGCTCGACTGA
- a CDS encoding GNAT family N-acetyltransferase — MIDSALSDRAGRRVTLRPVDDENWRAVADVAPRDDQRAWVAALAARYLLLTTRSDVWTSLAVYADETVVGHVMWGVDDDGSRWIGGMVIDAAEQDRGVGRAVVRTLAGWLGAQDGGHPVRLSYHPDNVQAARLYTSLGFVPTGAMEDEELVAELLAPGGP, encoded by the coding sequence ATGATCGATTCGGCACTCTCCGACCGGGCCGGGCGTCGGGTCACCCTGCGCCCGGTGGACGACGAGAACTGGCGGGCGGTGGCCGACGTGGCCCCGCGCGACGACCAACGCGCGTGGGTGGCGGCGCTGGCGGCCCGCTACCTGCTGCTGACCACGCGTTCCGACGTGTGGACCTCGCTCGCGGTGTACGCGGACGAGACCGTCGTCGGGCATGTCATGTGGGGCGTCGACGACGACGGGTCCCGGTGGATCGGCGGCATGGTGATCGACGCGGCCGAGCAGGACCGGGGCGTCGGCCGGGCGGTCGTGCGCACCCTGGCCGGGTGGCTGGGTGCCCAGGACGGCGGCCACCCCGTCCGGCTCTCCTACCATCCCGACAACGTCCAGGCCGCCCGCCTCTACACGAGCCTCGGCTTCGTGCCCACCGGGGCGATGGAGGACGAGGAACTGGTCGCCGAGCTGCTTGCACCCGGCGGTCCGTGA
- a CDS encoding winged helix-turn-helix domain-containing protein, which yields MAAPESLSLAQARRVALAAQGFADPAPTGVPTRRHLRRVLDRVGLIQMDSVNVLQRAHYLPLYSRLGPYPTALLDDAAYRRPRELFEYWGHEASLVPVGLHPVLRWRMARARSDAWGGMRRIAEEQPGLVAWVRDEVAARGPLTAAEIEHDAPRETGNWGWNWSAVKRALEFLFWAGEVAAADRSTSFARRYDLPERVLPTAVLDAPTPTDAEAYRALVAIAARSLGVAAEPELRDYFRLPAAGARQAIAELVEAGELLPVVVQGWQRPAWLHAGARLPRWVRGNTLVSPFDPVVWERARAERLFDFSYRIEIYVPAPQRAYGYYVLPFLQGERFTARVDLKADRKAGVLLVPAAWGEPGVDPGETALALAAELHRLAGWLRLDAVAPPAAGDLAAPLAAALAGLAGVR from the coding sequence ATGGCCGCACCGGAATCACTCTCGCTCGCCCAGGCCCGTCGGGTGGCGCTCGCCGCCCAGGGCTTCGCCGACCCCGCGCCCACCGGCGTGCCCACCCGTCGCCACCTGCGTCGGGTGCTCGACCGGGTCGGGCTGATCCAGATGGATTCGGTCAACGTGCTGCAACGGGCGCACTACCTGCCGCTCTACAGCCGCCTCGGGCCCTATCCGACCGCCCTGCTCGACGATGCCGCCTACCGCCGCCCGCGGGAGCTCTTCGAATACTGGGGGCACGAGGCGTCGCTGGTGCCCGTCGGGCTGCACCCGGTGCTGCGCTGGCGGATGGCCCGGGCCCGCTCGGATGCCTGGGGCGGGATGCGGCGGATCGCCGAGGAGCAGCCCGGCCTGGTCGCCTGGGTGCGCGACGAGGTGGCCGCCCGGGGGCCGCTCACCGCCGCCGAGATCGAGCACGACGCACCCCGGGAGACCGGCAACTGGGGGTGGAACTGGTCGGCGGTGAAGCGGGCGCTGGAGTTCCTGTTCTGGGCGGGGGAGGTCGCCGCCGCCGACCGCAGCACGTCGTTCGCCCGCCGCTACGACCTGCCGGAGCGGGTGCTGCCGACCGCCGTGCTCGACGCGCCCACGCCGACCGACGCCGAGGCCTACCGGGCCCTGGTGGCGATCGCCGCACGGTCGCTCGGGGTGGCTGCCGAGCCGGAGCTGCGCGACTACTTCCGGCTGCCGGCTGCCGGTGCCCGGCAGGCCATCGCCGAGCTGGTCGAGGCGGGCGAGCTGTTGCCCGTCGTGGTGCAGGGCTGGCAGCGGCCGGCCTGGCTGCACGCCGGGGCGCGGCTGCCCCGCTGGGTGCGCGGCAACACCCTGGTCAGCCCGTTCGACCCGGTGGTCTGGGAGCGGGCCCGCGCCGAGCGGCTCTTCGACTTCAGCTACCGGATCGAGATCTACGTGCCGGCGCCACAGCGGGCGTACGGCTACTACGTGCTGCCCTTCCTGCAGGGGGAGCGGTTCACCGCCCGGGTCGACCTGAAGGCCGACCGGAAGGCCGGCGTGCTGCTGGTCCCGGCCGCCTGGGGTGAGCCGGGCGTCGATCCGGGCGAGACCGCGCTGGCGCTCGCCGCCGAGCTGCACCGCCTCGCCGGCTGGCTGCGCCTGGACGCGGTGGCCCCGCCCGCCGCCGGCGACCTGGCCGCCCCGCTGGCCGCCGCGCTGGCGGGCCTGGCCGGTGTACGGTGA
- the dapA gene encoding 4-hydroxy-tetrahydrodipicolinate synthase, translating into MTHDHPDTPTRAVSRPFGRVLTAMVTPFTADGSLDLDGAARLASYLVDEQGNDALVVNGTTGESPTTTDTEKEQLIRAVVEAVGDRAKVVAGVGTNDTRHTIELSAAAEKAGAHGLLVVTPYYSKPPQSGLLRHFTAVADATGLPVMLYDIPHRAGVPIDTETMVRLAEHGRIVAVKDAKGDLTATGWVTSRTNLAFYSGEDSLTLPSLAVGGVGVVGTSTHFTGALTKQMIEAYDAGDTAAALSLHRRLLPLFTGIFRAQGVILVKAGLAAAGKPAGPVRPPLVDATDEEIAQLRADSAAAGLELPE; encoded by the coding sequence ATGACGCACGACCACCCTGACACGCCCACCCGGGCGGTGTCCCGCCCCTTCGGGCGAGTGCTCACGGCCATGGTGACCCCGTTCACCGCCGACGGCTCGCTCGACCTCGACGGCGCCGCGCGCCTCGCCAGCTACCTGGTCGACGAGCAGGGCAACGACGCGCTGGTGGTCAACGGCACCACCGGCGAGTCGCCGACCACCACCGACACGGAGAAGGAACAGCTGATCCGGGCCGTGGTGGAGGCCGTCGGCGACCGCGCCAAGGTGGTGGCCGGGGTCGGCACCAACGACACCCGGCACACCATCGAGTTGTCGGCCGCCGCCGAGAAGGCCGGCGCGCACGGCCTGCTCGTGGTCACCCCCTACTACAGCAAGCCGCCGCAGAGCGGCCTGCTGCGGCACTTCACCGCCGTCGCGGACGCCACCGGCCTGCCGGTGATGCTCTACGACATCCCGCACCGGGCGGGCGTGCCGATCGACACCGAGACGATGGTGCGCCTGGCCGAGCACGGCCGGATCGTCGCGGTGAAGGACGCCAAGGGCGACCTGACCGCCACCGGCTGGGTCACCAGCCGGACGAACCTCGCCTTCTACAGCGGCGAGGACTCGCTCACCCTGCCCTCGCTGGCCGTGGGAGGTGTCGGCGTGGTCGGCACCTCGACCCACTTCACCGGCGCGCTCACCAAGCAGATGATCGAGGCGTACGACGCGGGTGACACCGCCGCCGCGCTGAGCCTGCACCGGCGGCTGCTGCCGCTGTTCACCGGCATCTTCCGTGCCCAGGGCGTGATCCTGGTCAAGGCGGGCCTGGCCGCCGCCGGGAAGCCTGCCGGGCCGGTGCGTCCGCCGCTGGTGGACGCCACCGACGAAGAGATCGCCCAGCTCCGCGCCGACAGCGCGGCGGCGGGCCTGGAACTTCCCGAATGA
- a CDS encoding M16 family metallopeptidase → MSRAVSAPFPPDRRGVASSPGPAGASSRGAGAVSSGGASRAVTRTISDDPLGGTVRRTVLPSGLRVLTEAIPAMRSVSFGVWVAVGSRDETGPQAGAAHFLEHLLFKGTNKRSALDISSGIEAVGGETNAFTTKEYTCYYARVLDEDLPLAIDVMCDLVADSVLKPADVETERGVILEEIAMHDDEPGDEVHDIFARAVYGDHPLGRLISGTEETVTPMTRRQIQGFYRRRYTAPQIVVAAAGNLDHATVVKLVRQALRGTPLDADPATPAPHRSATPVVRTRPATTLVEPKETEQAHVILGCPGIDRLDERRFALGVLNNILGGGMSSRLFQEIRERRGLAYSVYSYASQYADSGLFAVYAGCAPGKVDEVLELTRAELARVAADGLTEAEVARGKGMSKGSFVLGLEDTGSRMSRLAKGELLYGHLMPVDELLGRVDAVTVADVNTLAAELLSRPMSLAVVGPFGAGDFSAR, encoded by the coding sequence GTGAGTCGGGCCGTCAGTGCGCCGTTTCCGCCGGATCGACGGGGGGTGGCGTCTTCCCCAGGCCCCGCAGGGGCCTCCTCCCGAGGTGCCGGGGCGGTTTCCTCCGGTGGTGCCTCGCGGGCGGTGACCCGCACCATCAGCGACGATCCGCTGGGCGGCACGGTACGACGTACCGTGCTGCCCAGCGGGCTGCGCGTGCTCACCGAGGCGATCCCGGCGATGCGCAGCGTCTCGTTCGGCGTCTGGGTCGCGGTCGGCTCCCGGGACGAGACCGGCCCGCAGGCCGGCGCGGCGCACTTCCTGGAGCACCTGCTCTTCAAGGGCACCAACAAGCGCAGCGCACTGGACATCTCCTCCGGGATCGAGGCGGTGGGCGGCGAGACCAACGCCTTCACCACCAAGGAATACACCTGCTACTACGCCCGCGTGCTGGACGAGGACCTGCCGCTGGCGATCGACGTCATGTGTGACCTGGTCGCCGACTCGGTGCTTAAACCGGCCGACGTGGAGACCGAGCGGGGCGTGATCCTCGAGGAGATCGCCATGCACGACGACGAGCCCGGCGACGAGGTGCACGACATCTTCGCCCGGGCCGTCTACGGCGACCACCCGCTGGGCCGGCTGATCTCCGGCACCGAGGAGACCGTCACCCCGATGACCCGGCGGCAGATCCAGGGCTTCTACCGCCGCCGCTACACCGCCCCGCAGATCGTCGTCGCCGCGGCCGGCAACCTGGACCACGCCACGGTGGTCAAGCTGGTCCGCCAGGCGCTGCGCGGCACCCCGCTGGACGCGGACCCGGCGACGCCCGCGCCGCACCGGTCGGCCACCCCGGTCGTACGCACCAGGCCCGCCACCACCCTGGTGGAGCCGAAGGAGACGGAGCAGGCGCACGTCATCCTCGGCTGCCCCGGCATCGACCGGCTCGACGAGCGGCGGTTCGCCCTCGGCGTGCTCAACAACATCCTCGGCGGCGGCATGTCGAGCCGGCTGTTCCAGGAGATCCGCGAGCGGCGTGGTCTCGCCTACTCGGTCTACTCCTACGCCAGCCAGTACGCCGACAGCGGCCTCTTCGCCGTCTACGCCGGCTGCGCCCCGGGCAAGGTGGACGAGGTGCTGGAGCTGACCCGGGCGGAACTCGCCCGGGTGGCCGCCGACGGACTGACCGAGGCCGAGGTGGCCCGGGGCAAGGGGATGAGCAAGGGCTCGTTCGTGCTGGGCCTGGAGGACACCGGCTCGCGGATGAGCCGGCTGGCCAAGGGCGAGCTGCTCTACGGCCACCTCATGCCGGTCGACGAGCTGCTCGGCCGGGTCGACGCGGTCACCGTGGCCGACGTGAACACCCTGGCCGCCGAGCTGCTGAGCCGGCCGATGTCGCTGGCCGTGGTCGGTCCGTTCGGCGCGGGCGACTTCTCCGCCCGCTGA
- a CDS encoding VOC family protein, producing the protein MFTDTRAWSSFSADDTGRAERFYADTLGLRVSRDDAMGGLLTLHLAGGRDVMVYPKEDHAPAAYTVLNFSVDDVDRAVDELTARGVQFARYPGMPQDEKGVMRGNGPTIAWFTDPAGNILAVLEDH; encoded by the coding sequence ATGTTCACGGACACGAGGGCGTGGAGCAGTTTCTCAGCGGACGACACCGGCCGGGCCGAGCGGTTCTACGCCGACACGCTCGGGCTGCGGGTGTCACGGGACGACGCCATGGGCGGCCTGCTGACGCTGCACCTCGCCGGGGGCCGGGACGTCATGGTCTACCCGAAGGAGGACCACGCCCCGGCGGCCTACACGGTGCTCAACTTTTCCGTCGACGACGTCGACCGGGCCGTCGACGAGCTGACCGCACGCGGGGTGCAGTTCGCCCGCTACCCCGGGATGCCCCAGGACGAGAAGGGCGTCATGCGCGGCAACGGGCCGACGATCGCGTGGTTCACCGACCCGGCCGGCAACATCCTGGCGGTGCTGGAAGATCACTGA
- a CDS encoding glycosyltransferase 87 family protein translates to MVPQGPRQTIRQVVGVVALAVAVTAFLSVAAVRHGFFDLKVYYGALTWWVHDGGEIYDFLKPGTQYGFTYPPFAALVMLPMAYLPWSAAIAVSVAASVVVTAVLFWWLVDPISRRSGWTRWFVLAVALCLAAAYEPMRETVNFGQVNMLLLFLVAIDLLRLLPAGNRWAGVGIGVATAIKLTPGIFIVYLLVTGRWRAAVTSIAAAAGATLLAAALFPDASREFWTEALWNTGRVGELAFVSNQSLRGVVARLNPEHPSTLAWLALVVATLVLWAWRSRAAVAAGDEATGLALTGAVMCLVSPVTWVHHLVWLLPALILLVDNGMAASAGSRRRRVLLGAAIVGYGFLISRIVWAWEKDFTGLDGFLGSNTYVWISLALLAFLPIRRWVTPAGSAVEASGVPQLDQPDRRAPAGQRHRIGRPFTVR, encoded by the coding sequence ATGGTGCCGCAGGGTCCCCGACAGACGATCCGACAGGTCGTCGGCGTCGTCGCGCTCGCCGTCGCGGTGACCGCCTTCCTGTCCGTCGCGGCCGTGCGGCACGGCTTCTTCGACCTCAAGGTCTACTACGGCGCGCTGACCTGGTGGGTGCACGACGGCGGGGAGATCTACGACTTCCTCAAGCCCGGCACCCAGTACGGCTTCACCTACCCGCCCTTCGCCGCCCTGGTCATGCTGCCGATGGCGTACCTACCCTGGTCGGCGGCGATCGCGGTCAGCGTGGCCGCCAGCGTGGTGGTCACCGCCGTGCTGTTCTGGTGGCTGGTCGACCCGATCTCCCGCCGGTCCGGATGGACCCGCTGGTTCGTCCTGGCCGTGGCGCTCTGCCTGGCCGCCGCGTACGAGCCGATGCGCGAGACGGTCAACTTCGGCCAGGTCAACATGCTGCTGCTCTTCCTGGTCGCGATCGACCTGCTCCGGCTGTTGCCGGCCGGCAACCGGTGGGCCGGGGTGGGCATCGGCGTGGCCACCGCGATCAAGCTGACCCCGGGCATCTTCATCGTCTACCTGCTGGTCACCGGCCGGTGGCGGGCCGCGGTCACCTCGATCGCCGCCGCGGCCGGCGCGACGCTGCTGGCCGCCGCGCTCTTCCCCGACGCCTCGCGGGAGTTCTGGACGGAGGCGCTGTGGAACACCGGTCGGGTGGGTGAGTTGGCGTTCGTCTCCAACCAGTCGCTGCGCGGGGTGGTGGCCCGGCTGAACCCGGAACACCCGAGCACCCTGGCCTGGCTGGCGCTGGTGGTCGCCACGCTGGTGCTGTGGGCGTGGCGGTCCCGGGCCGCCGTGGCCGCCGGCGACGAGGCGACCGGCCTGGCGCTGACGGGCGCGGTGATGTGCCTGGTCAGCCCGGTCACCTGGGTGCACCACTTGGTCTGGTTGCTGCCCGCGCTGATCCTGCTGGTGGACAACGGCATGGCCGCGTCCGCCGGCAGCCGCCGGCGCCGCGTCCTGCTGGGCGCCGCGATCGTCGGGTACGGCTTCCTGATCAGCCGGATCGTCTGGGCCTGGGAGAAGGACTTCACCGGGCTGGACGGCTTCCTCGGCAGCAACACCTACGTCTGGATCAGCCTGGCGCTGCTGGCCTTCCTGCCGATCCGTCGCTGGGTGACGCCGGCCGGGTCAGCCGTCGAGGCGTCCGGCGTACCGCAGCTCGACCAGCCCGACCGGCGGGCGCCCGCCGGCCAGCGGCACCGGATAGGTCGACCGTTCACCGTCCGGTGA
- a CDS encoding DUF2752 domain-containing protein → MSDVKSVDGPAPQPHPQTGGVDAPPQQWPTAPADGWPAGQVPPYPVPPYPVPEPDRLTRFVVRLYERSPRWAVPLAALGCVAAGIGYALLSDPTRSAPDAAPTCLLKLTTGLDCPGCGGTRALWYVLHADLPAAARHHFLFVFALPFLAYLFVAWAGRQAFGWRLPELRISSRMIGVFLAAWLAFSVLRNLPWAPFTSLYV, encoded by the coding sequence GTGAGCGACGTGAAGAGCGTTGACGGACCGGCCCCCCAGCCGCATCCGCAGACCGGCGGGGTCGACGCCCCGCCCCAGCAGTGGCCGACGGCTCCGGCCGACGGATGGCCGGCAGGCCAGGTGCCGCCCTACCCGGTGCCGCCCTACCCGGTTCCCGAGCCGGACCGGCTCACCCGCTTCGTCGTCCGTCTCTACGAGCGCTCGCCGCGCTGGGCGGTGCCGCTGGCCGCGCTCGGCTGCGTCGCCGCCGGTATCGGCTACGCACTGCTCAGCGACCCCACCCGCTCGGCCCCGGACGCCGCGCCGACCTGCCTGCTCAAGCTGACCACGGGGCTGGACTGCCCGGGCTGCGGCGGCACCCGCGCGCTCTGGTACGTGCTGCACGCCGACCTGCCGGCCGCCGCCCGGCACCACTTCCTCTTCGTCTTCGCGCTGCCCTTCCTGGCCTACCTCTTCGTCGCCTGGGCGGGCCGGCAGGCGTTCGGCTGGCGTCTGCCCGAGCTGCGGATCAGTTCCCGGATGATCGGCGTCTTCCTGGCCGCCTGGCTGGCCTTCTCGGTGCTGCGCAACCTCCCCTGGGCCCCGTTCACCTCCCTCTACGTCTGA
- the thyX gene encoding FAD-dependent thymidylate synthase, which yields MVQPQVKLVAWTHFETPEEVPWSTDAEGGQALAEFAGRACYQSWKKPNPATATNAGYLAHILEVGHLSVLEHGSVSFYFSGVSRSFTHELIRHRHFSYSQLSQRYVPERDAAMVEPSVIADDPELHKKFVEAAEASVRAYNELLEGLERRFADVENATLRRKQARQAARAVLPNATETRIVVTGNYRAWRHFIAMRATEHADVEIRELAVECLRQLQGVAPNVFADFVISALPDGTEVAASPHAELS from the coding sequence ATGGTGCAGCCCCAGGTCAAGCTCGTCGCGTGGACCCACTTCGAGACACCCGAAGAGGTGCCGTGGTCGACCGACGCCGAAGGCGGCCAGGCGCTCGCTGAGTTCGCCGGCCGGGCCTGCTACCAGAGCTGGAAGAAGCCGAACCCGGCCACCGCCACCAACGCGGGCTACCTCGCGCACATCCTGGAGGTCGGCCACCTGAGTGTGCTGGAGCACGGGTCGGTCAGCTTCTACTTCAGCGGGGTGTCCCGCTCCTTCACCCACGAGCTGATCCGGCACCGGCACTTCTCGTACTCCCAGCTCTCCCAGCGGTACGTGCCGGAGCGCGACGCCGCCATGGTCGAGCCCTCGGTGATCGCCGACGACCCGGAGCTGCACAAGAAGTTCGTGGAGGCAGCCGAGGCGAGCGTGCGCGCGTACAACGAGCTGCTGGAGGGCCTGGAGCGGCGCTTCGCCGACGTGGAGAACGCCACGCTACGGCGCAAGCAGGCCCGGCAGGCGGCCCGCGCGGTGCTGCCCAACGCCACCGAGACCCGCATCGTGGTCACCGGCAACTACCGGGCCTGGCGGCACTTCATCGCCATGCGCGCCACCGAGCACGCCGACGTGGAGATCCGTGAGCTGGCGGTGGAGTGCCTGCGGCAGCTCCAGGGAGTCGCCCCGAACGTCTTCGCCGACTTCGTCATCTCGGCCCTGCCCGACGGCACCGAGGTCGCCGCCAGCCCGCACGCCGAGCTGTCCTGA
- a CDS encoding GNAT family N-acetyltransferase — MLTIRREEPDDAEAVARVHIHGWQAGYEGIMPEEVLRRLNVTAWAQRRRDLGTADPEHPFTTLLGEVDGTLAGFTTFGPYRNDQDRDDLDPAHGEVVAMYVEPARWGDGTARALLAAARAGLVARGWSDYRLWVLEANHRARRFYERAGLSPDGERSTYPVPLAGGRPPVGLVELRYAGRLDG; from the coding sequence ATGCTCACGATTCGCCGCGAGGAGCCCGACGACGCCGAGGCGGTCGCCCGGGTGCACATCCACGGCTGGCAGGCCGGCTACGAAGGGATCATGCCCGAGGAGGTGCTGCGGCGGCTCAACGTCACGGCCTGGGCGCAGCGCCGTCGCGACCTCGGCACCGCCGACCCGGAGCACCCCTTCACCACCCTGCTCGGCGAGGTCGACGGGACGCTCGCCGGGTTCACCACGTTCGGCCCGTACCGCAACGACCAGGACCGGGACGACCTCGACCCCGCGCACGGGGAGGTGGTGGCGATGTACGTCGAGCCGGCGCGCTGGGGCGACGGGACGGCCCGGGCGCTGCTGGCCGCGGCCCGGGCCGGGCTGGTCGCCCGGGGCTGGTCCGACTACCGGCTCTGGGTGCTGGAGGCCAACCACCGGGCCCGCCGGTTCTACGAGCGGGCCGGGCTGTCACCGGACGGTGAACGGTCGACCTATCCGGTGCCGCTGGCCGGCGGGCGCCCGCCGGTCGGGCTGGTCGAGCTGCGGTACGCCGGACGCCTCGACGGCTGA